From the genome of Blautia hydrogenotrophica DSM 10507:
TCCCAATTCTGCGCATCCTCTGTCCAAAACTGTGAGATCGTACATCTTATTCCCCCTCTCTTTTTTTATAAAATCTAGGCATATATACAAGGAGCACAGATACATCCGCAGGAGACACACCTGCTATTCTCGAAGCTTGACCAATAGACATTGGACGATATAATTTCAGTTTTTGCTTCGCCTCAATTCTTAGTCCGCTGATCTCATCATAATCAATATTCTCAGGTATCTTTTTCTCCTCTAATTTTTTGAACTGTTCCACCTGTTTTTTCTGCCTTCTGATATATCCATCATATTTTATGTTGATATTGACCTGTTCTTTTACATCCCAAGGAAGCTGCGGACGTTCTGGGTCTATTTCAGCTAAGATTTCATAATTCAGCTCCGGACGCCTAATCAGCTCTGCAAGCGTTGTTCCACTCTTTAAGGCCGTACTTTGATACCTTTCTAGTACGTTCTGAACCGCTTCTGAAGCTCCTAAAGTCACATGTTCTATCCTCTTAATCTCCCTTTCGATTAATCGCTCTTTTTCCAAAGTTCTTTGATAAACCTCTTCGTCGATCAATCCCACTTCATATCCTTTTTTTCTAAGCCTCAAATCCGCGTTATCTTGTCTTAAAAGCAGCCTGTACTCCGCCCGGCTAGTCATCATTCGATAGGGTTCATGATTTTCTTTCGTGACCAGATCATCAATCAACACTCCTATATAAGCCTCCGATCTGTCCAATACCATGAAATCTCTACCCTGAATCTTTAAAGCGGCATTGATTCCAGCCACCAGTCCCTGAGCGGCCGCCTCCTCATAGCCGGAGCTTCCATTGAACTGTCCCGCGCTGAACAACCCCTTTATATTTTTAAACTCTAAAGTCGCATTTAGCTGTCTCGCATCGATACAATCATATTCAATCGCATAGGCACTCTTCACAATTCTGGCGTTTTCCAGTCCTGCCACAGATCTGTACATCTGATACTGGACATCCTCAGGAAGAGAGCTGGACATTCCACCTATATACATCTCGTTCGTATACAGTCCTTCTGGTTCGATAAACACCTGATGTCTATTTTTATCTGCAAAACGTACCACTTTATCTTCAATAGACGGACAGTATCTAGGACCTGTTCCTTCAATCATACCTGAAAACAACGGAGACCTGTCCAGATTCTCCCGGATAATCTCATGCGTTCTCTCATTGGTATAAGTCAACCAACAGGAAATTTGCGGAATCTGTACACTTTCCGGATCTGTAGAAAAAGAAAATGGTACAATCTTCTCATCCCCGAACTGTTCTTCCATCTTACTGTAATCTATGGAATTTCCCGCAATTCTGGCCGGTGTCCCCGTCTTAAAGCGATACATCCTTATTCCCAATTCTCTCAGAGAATCTGTCAGATGGTTTGCCGCCTGAAGACCGTTCGGCCCCGTATCACTGCTCACATTGCCGTAAATACATCTCGCTTTCAAATAGGTACCCGTACACAGAATCACCGCTTTACAGTCATAGACAGCTCCTGAATAAGTCTCCACTCCTGTAATCTTTCCGTCTTTCACAAGAAGCTTCGTTACCTCACCCTGCTTTATGGTCAGATTCGGAGTATTTTCCAGAGTCTTTCTCATTTCATTACTGTATCTTTGT
Proteins encoded in this window:
- the mnmG gene encoding tRNA uridine-5-carboxymethylaminomethyl(34) synthesis enzyme MnmG, which translates into the protein MRFSANFVQESEKGEIMKRLTESYDIVVVGAGHAGCEAALAGARLGFSTVMFTVSVDSIAMMPCNPNIGGSSKGHLVREVDALGGEMGKNIDKTFLQSKMLNRSKGPAVHSLRAQADKQRYSNEMRKTLENTPNLTIKQGEVTKLLVKDGKITGVETYSGAVYDCKAVILCTGTYLKARCIYGNVSSDTGPNGLQAANHLTDSLRELGIRMYRFKTGTPARIAGNSIDYSKMEEQFGDEKIVPFSFSTDPESVQIPQISCWLTYTNERTHEIIRENLDRSPLFSGMIEGTGPRYCPSIEDKVVRFADKNRHQVFIEPEGLYTNEMYIGGMSSSLPEDVQYQMYRSVAGLENARIVKSAYAIEYDCIDARQLNATLEFKNIKGLFSAGQFNGSSGYEEAAAQGLVAGINAALKIQGRDFMVLDRSEAYIGVLIDDLVTKENHEPYRMMTSRAEYRLLLRQDNADLRLRKKGYEVGLIDEEVYQRTLEKERLIEREIKRIEHVTLGASEAVQNVLERYQSTALKSGTTLAELIRRPELNYEILAEIDPERPQLPWDVKEQVNINIKYDGYIRRQKKQVEQFKKLEEKKIPENIDYDEISGLRIEAKQKLKLYRPMSIGQASRIAGVSPADVSVLLVYMPRFYKKREGE